Proteins from a genomic interval of Acinonyx jubatus isolate Ajub_Pintada_27869175 chromosome B4, VMU_Ajub_asm_v1.0, whole genome shotgun sequence:
- the PDE6H gene encoding retinal cone rhodopsin-sensitive cGMP 3',5'-cyclic phosphodiesterase subunit gamma → MSDNTALAPPASNQGPTTPRKGPPKFKQRQTRQFKSKPPKKGVKGFGDDIPGMEGLGTDITVICPWEAFSHLELHELAQFGII, encoded by the exons ATGAGTGACAACACTGCTTTGGCTCCTCCAGCTTCAAACCAGGGTCCCACTACCCCACGCAAAGGGCCCCCCAAGTTCAAGCAGAGGCAGACTCGCCAATTCAAGAGCAAACCTCCTAAGAAAGGGGTGAAAGG gttTGGAGATGACATTCCAGGCATGGAGGGGCTAGGAACAG ATATCACGGTGATTTGCCCCTGGGAGGCGTTCAGCCACCTGGAATTGCATGAGCTTGCTCAGTTTGGGATCATCTGA
- the ARHGDIB gene encoding rho GDP-dissociation inhibitor 2 produces MTEKDPEAHLEEDVDELDSKLNYKPPPQKSLKELQEMDKDDESLIKYKKTLLGDGPVVADPTAPNVKVTRLSLVCDSAPGPITMDLTGDLEALKKETFVLKEGVEYRVKINFKVNRDIVSGLKYVQHTYRTGVKVDKATFMVGSYGPRPEEYEFLTPIEEAPKGMLARGTYHNKSFFTDDDKHDHLTWEWNLSIKKEWTE; encoded by the exons ATGACTGAAAAGGACCCAGAAGCACACCTGGAGGAAGATGTTGATGAGCTGGACAGCAAGCTCAATTACAAGCCTCCACCTCAGAAGTCGCTGAAAGAGCTCCAGGAGATGGACAAGGATGATGAAAGCCTAATCAAGTACAAGAAAACACTCCTGGGGGATGGCCCTGTggtggcag ACCCAACAGCCCCCAATGTCAAGGTCACCCGGCTTAGCCTGGTTTGTGACAGTGCCCCAGGACCAATCACCATGGACCTCACTG GGGATCTTGAAgctctcaaaaaagaaacttttgtgCTAAAGGAAGGTGTTGAATACAGAGTCAAAATTAACTTCAAA GTGAACAGAGATATTGTGTCAGGCCTGAAATATGTTCAGCATACTTACCGGACTGGGGTGAAAG tGGATAAAGCGACATTTATGGTTGGCAGCTACGGGCCTCGGCCAGAGGAGTATGAATTCCTCACTCCGATTGAGGAGGCTCCCAAGGGTATGCTGGCCCGAGGCACTTACCACAACAAGTCCTTCTTCACCGACGATGACAAGCATGACCACCTTACCTGGGAGTGGAACCTGTCTATTAAGAAGGAATGGACAGAATGA